A single window of Prionailurus viverrinus isolate Anna chromosome F1, UM_Priviv_1.0, whole genome shotgun sequence DNA harbors:
- the MYOG gene encoding myogenin, whose translation MAPSSWREGLQELGGQWQEQVSSDPMELYETSPYFYQEPHFYDGENYLPVHLQAFEPPGYERTELSLSPEARGPLEDKGLGTPEHCLGQCLPWACKVCKRKSVSVDRRRAATLREKRRLKKVNEAFEALKRSTLLNPNQRLPKVEILRSAIQYIERLQALLSSLNQEERDLRYRGGGGPQPGVPSECSSHSASCSPEWGSTLEFGPNTGDHLLTADPTDAHNLHSLTSIVDSITVEDVSVAFPDETMPN comes from the exons ATGGCACCCAGCAGTTGGCGTGAGGGGCTGCAGGAGCTTGGGGGCCAGTGGCAGGAACAAGTCTCTTCCGACCCAATGGAGCTATATGAGACATCCCCCTACTTCTACCAGGAACCCCACTTCTATGACGGGGAGAACTACCTGCCTGTCCACCTCCAGGCCTTCGAGCCGCCAGGCTACGAGCGGACTGAGCTCAGCCTGAGCCCTGAGGCCCGAGGGCCCCTCGAAGACAAGGGGCTGGGGACCCCCGAGCACTGCCTGGGCCAGTGCCTGCCGTGGGCCTGCAAGGTGTGTAAGAGGAAGTCGGTGTCCGTGGACCGGCGGCGTGCGGCCACACTGAGGGAGAAGCGCAGGCTCAAGAAGGTGAATGAGGCCTTTGAGGCTCTGAAGAGGAGCACCCTGCTCAACCCCAACCAGCGGCTGCCCAAGGTGGAGATCCTGCGCAGCGCCATCCAGTACATCGAGCGCCTACAGGCCCTGCTCAGCTCCCTCAACCAGGAAGAGCGTGACCTCCGGtaccggggcgggggcgggccccAGCCAGGG GTGCCCAGTGAATGCAGCTCCCACAGCGCCTCCTGCAGTCCAGAGTGGGGCAGCACATTGGAGTTTGGTCCCAACACAGGGG ATCACCTGCTCACGGCCGACCCCACGGACGCCCACAACCTGCACTCTCTCACCTCCATTGTGGACAGCATCACAGTGGAAGACGTCTCTGTGGCCTTCCCAGATGAAACCATGCCCAACTGA